A genomic segment from Pseudomonas sp. M30-35 encodes:
- a CDS encoding GntR family transcriptional regulator translates to MTEQSGKQKFFDSSPIPLYVQLADIFRYRIERQIWPENTLLPTIEVLMAEFSVSRVTVRQAMHQLSSSGLVQIQRGIGTFVLKSPARPTPLKVETNLDALVEAYRGDKPLLTNISDSSSPLCLTEKDGTPAPSYQHLRRVHTREGTKYCVISIYLDERVFKLAEERFRTEVILPVLVSLEDVEIAGAKQSITIAKADLETARLLSVPLGDPIANIRRILTAPDQTVIYVAEATYRGDYIHLEMDLKK, encoded by the coding sequence ATGACTGAGCAGAGTGGAAAACAGAAATTCTTTGATTCGAGTCCTATCCCTCTCTACGTCCAGCTAGCGGACATTTTTCGTTACCGTATCGAACGTCAGATCTGGCCAGAAAATACTCTGCTTCCAACCATTGAAGTGCTGATGGCGGAGTTTTCGGTTTCGCGAGTGACCGTCCGCCAGGCCATGCACCAACTCAGTAGTTCTGGATTGGTTCAGATACAGCGTGGCATTGGAACTTTTGTCCTGAAAAGCCCTGCACGGCCGACTCCTCTGAAGGTTGAGACGAACTTGGATGCTCTGGTAGAAGCTTATCGTGGAGATAAGCCGCTGCTAACCAACATCTCGGACTCTAGTTCTCCTCTGTGTTTAACCGAAAAAGACGGTACGCCTGCCCCGTCCTACCAGCACTTGCGGCGTGTTCATACCCGCGAAGGTACGAAGTACTGCGTCATCTCTATTTATCTAGATGAGCGGGTATTCAAGTTAGCTGAAGAGCGCTTTCGCACTGAAGTGATTCTCCCGGTGTTGGTGTCTCTGGAAGATGTGGAAATAGCGGGAGCGAAGCAAAGCATCACCATTGCCAAGGCTGATTTGGAGACCGCCAGGCTGCTCAGTGTTCCTTTGGGGGATCCGATTGCCAATATTCGCCGCATTCTGACCGCCCCAGATCAGACAGTCATCTATGTTGCCGAGGCTACCTACCGGGGTGACTACATCCACTTAGAAATGGATCTAAAAAAATGA